TTCGTCATCTCCACCAGCCGGGAGGGACGGTCGAGCATACTGTTGCGTTTTCAGGAGATTGATACGCGCACCTTCGACAAGCGCATGAACGATTTGCGCCGGGAGGTCCGCAACAAGCAACGCGAAATGCCAGCCGAGGTCGAGGATCCCCTGATTTTTGAAATCACCTCCGCCAATGGGTTTCCGGCGGCCATGGTGGTGGTGACCGGACTGGATGGGGGAGAAAATTTGCGGCGGCAGGCCAGACAGGTGCGGCGCGATCTGGAACGTTTGGCCGGGGTGAGTACGGTGGATCCATTGGGTCTTGCAGACCCTGAAATCCAGATCCGGTTTTACCCGGAACGCCTGGTGAGCCTGGGCCTGGATCCGCCAAGTGTGGCCGATACGCTGGCCAGCCGGTTCCGGGATGTTTCAGGTGGTACGGTACGTCTGGGTGATCGCAGCTGGTCGTTGCGGCTGGAAGGGATTGAAAGTGATCCCGAAGCCCTGGCTCAATGGCCCGTGGTCGGTCCAACGGGGGAGATTGCTTTGGGGCAGATTGCCGAAGTGATCCGGGGACGCAAAAAAGCGGATACCCTGGTACACATGGCAGGCAAACCAGGGGTGCTGCTGCCCGTGACCCGGCAACCTGGCACCAACATTCTGGATTTGACCCGTCGCATCAACGAATATGTGGCAGCCCGCAACAAGATGACCCAGGCCACGGGGGTCACTCTCCACCTGGCCGATGATCAGACGCACCTCGTGCAGCGGACCTTGCAGGTCATGGAGAGCAATGCGGTTCTGGGACTGGTTTTGGTGATCGTCACCTCCTGGATTTTTCTGGGCAGCCGGCTGGCGCTGCTGGTGGGTCTGGGTGTCCCCTTTTCCCTGGCTGGTTTTTTCGGCCTGACCTACATGTTTGGCGGTACGATCAACGTCATGTTGCTGTTGGGGGTGGTGATTGCCCTGGGCATGCTGGTGGATGATGCCGTGGTCATCGTGGAAGCCATTTTCGATCGGTTGCAGAGGGGGGTTTCCACCCTGAATGCCTGTCAGGAGGCCATTCGCGAGGTAGCGGCACCGGTGTTGGCCTCGGTGTTGACCACCCAGGCGGCTTTTCTGCCTTTGATGCTGTTGCCGGGCATTCTCGGCATGTTCATGCGGGTGATTCCGTTGGCCGTGGCCACCACCCTGGCCATCAGCCTGGTGGAAGCATTCTGGATGATGCCGACCCATGTGGTGGCCCTGGATGTCGGCAATGCCTCGCCGTCGCGGATCCATCACTGGCGCCTGCGCATGTTGCGGCAGCTCAGGCACCTTTATGGTATCGCCCTGGTGAAGGTGTTGCGTTGGCCAAGGTTTTTCATGTTCTTGACCATATTGCCCATGCTGGTGGCCCTGGGATTGTTGTTTTCCAAACAAATCCGGGTGGATTTTTTTGCGATGGATCCCATGCCGCTGTTCTATGTCAACCTGAAAATGCCCCCGGGAACCCCCCTGGAAGAGACCCTCGCGACGCTGCAAAGTGTCGAAAAACGGGTGCAGGAGGGGTTGCGGCCAGGCGAGGCCCGCTCCCTTGTGATCTATGCCGGGCAAATGTTTACCGAGACTGAACCCCTGTTCGGGGATCGTTATGGACAGGTGCTGGTCTCCCTGGTTCCCGGCCCTGAAGATCGGCGTCAGGTCAAGGCGATTGTGGAGGGCATGCGGACCCAGGTCATGGCCACACCCGGTCCGGCAGAGATCGGTTTCATGATTCTCTCCGGCGGACCACCGGTCACCAAACCCATCGACATCAAGGTCAGGGGGGAAAATGACGACCAGATTCGACCAGCGGTTGCTGCCCTGAAAAAAATTTTGGAGGGCATGCCCGAGGTGCGGGATATTGCGGACAATCATGTCGCCGGGCAGGCGGAACTGGTGTTGCGACCCGATGGGGATGCCGTGCGACGGGCCGGGTTGTCTCCTGCCGGGGTGTTGCGTCTGCCGCGTCTGCTGGGTGATGGCGAGGTGGTGGCCCATCTTCAGGAGGCTGGCGAAAAAGTGGAGGTGCGGGTCATGGCCCGGCCCGGCCTGCTGACCCGTGTGGAAGATATGCTGCGCATCCAAGTGACCCTGCCTGGAGGGGGTGCCATTCCGCTCGGGGAACTCATGACCCATGAAGTGCGTCACGGTGTCGATACGATCCACCATCACAATTTCCGGCGCACCATTGCCGTCCAGGCCGAATTGGACAAGGAAAAGCTGGATATTGTCGCTGCCAATGACCGGATCCGGCAGGAGTGGGAAAGAGTTCAGGATCAATTTCCGGGCGTCAATCTGGATTTTACCGGCATCATGGACGACATTGAAGAGAGCCTGGATTACATCAAGATTTTGTTCCTGTTTGGTCTTGGCCTGATCTACATGATTCTGGGCACCCAGTTTCGGAGTTATTGGCAGCCGTTCATGATTGTGACGACCATTCCCGTGGCGTTCACGGGGGTGATATTTGGTTTGTTGTTCAGCGGGCACCCGTTGAGTCTGTACAGCCTGTATGGCGTGGTGGCCCTGTCGGGCATTGCCGTCAACTCGGCCATTGTCCTGATTTCGGCGGCCAATGATCGGCGGCAGGCGGGGATGGGGGTGGTGCATGCCATCGTTCACGCCAGTCGGCGGCGGTTGGTTCCCATCCTGATCACCACCATGACCACCATTGCCGGTCTCTTTTCCCTGGCGGTGGGCATGGGAGGCCAATCCCTCCTCTGGGGGCCAGTGGCCACGGCCATCGTTTGGGGATTGGGCTTTTCCACGCTGCTGACCTTGTTCATGATCCCGCTGCTCTACAGCTTGTTCATGAGATCCTGGCGTTTCACGAAATCATGAACGAACAATCATGCAGATGCCATGGACGCCACATTTGGAAATTCTTCCCCTGCCGCAACGCATCCTGTGGAATGAATTCGATCAAATACCGGGAGAGTTCATCCTGTACGGCGGCACGGCCATAGCCTTGCATCTGGGTCACCGACAATCCGTTGATTTTGATTTTTTTGGCGAACAGGATTTCAATCCAGATCGTCTTGTGGCGCACCTCCCTTTTTTGCATGATGCGAAAATTGTGCAAAAAGAAGCCAATACGTTGAGCGTGCCGCTTGTTACCCTGAAAGCCCTGAGCTATTTTGATGATGGAAATCTGAGAAATCTCCCAGAGGATCTGAAGCATCGCCTGGTCAAGGCCGTGGCTGCTGTCGATCCTGACCAGTTGCCGTTACTGGTTCCCCGGGAGGGGCATGCGTGTGGTCGTGGCTGGCGATATGATGGATGAACACAAACGAGTCATCAGCGTTGCGAGACGATCATGCAGGTGAGCGTGGCTGGAGGTATGGCGGATGCAGGCGATTCCTTTGACACCGGAGATGGAACGAGTTGCCCGACGCATCATCTGGTTTGAAAAACCGGCCTTGGCTCTGGCGGATCCAATTCGTTTCATGGCCTACGCAATGGCGTATGCCACACCCGAGGATATGAGCATCATTCAACGCCACGTGAGCCATGCAGATTTTTTGGAGGCCATCGATCAGGCTCCGCCAGGCATCATCGATCCGCGATCCTGGGCCTACTGGAATGCAAAAATTGCCGGACGCCATCCGCCGCCTCCGCTGCCGGTACGCACCTTTGGTTGAGGGGGATTCCTGCCACTGCCGGGTCGGAACCCTGATCGTCATGTTCTGGAGAAAAAACAAGTCGAATGAATACAAACTGTTTACGTATTCTGCCGGGGCAGAGGACCTGGAGGGATTACGAGAGGCTACGTCTTGGGGAAGTTCCTCGCAGTTTGCGCTTGTCGCCTCCAGCGTTGATACCTGCTGCTGCATCAAAGGAACATGCATGGGACATTTTGGCGAATGCAGTTGGTCTTTCGTGGGAGGTCTCGACACGTACCGTGGAAACCCCGGTTGAGAAAGTGGTTCTTCGGCGAGAGTTATTGGAACATGTGGTGGAGAAACGGGTCGATATACGCGAGAGCTATGCCAATTACCTTTTACCAACCTTGAAGGATCCGTATAAAGTTTGGCGGGCCAAATATTCGGATGGAGGGATGCGGACGCACTACATCGGTTTGTATCAAGACCATCGAGACATGTTGGTGATTGCGCGGGCCAACCAGGACAGTACGCTGCTGTGGAATTTGATCAGGTGTGGGGAGACGTGGCTGGACAAGAGAAGGGTTGGGGAGTTGTTGTACGGCAAGCAGGGATAGGGCACGAAATCGGCGGGGGGTCCAGCCCGGCAACCCGACACCCGGATGTCGTCCGAGCCTTTCAGCCGACTATCGGGTCCAGGCCCAGTCGGTTTCGCGCCCCCGCCACACGAACAGAATACGGAATCTTGCAGAGGATATGCAAGCATCATGATGTCATTATTTTCCTCACCAATGGATGTCATGGCCAAAAAATGCTTATTTTGGCAATTTGTTTTGCGCAAAACTTCGAAAAAGGGCCGGATGGATCTGGCGAGCTGTCCATCTGACGCAAATGAATCCAAGGTATGGAGTTGTGTATCATGTCGGCAGTCTTGGTGGTGGGTGGCGCAGGATATATCGGCAGTCACGTCTGCAAGGAGTTGGCGCGACGGGGATATCTTCCGGTCACATACGACAGTCTGGTGACCGGTCATCGGGAAGCTGTCCGTTGGGGGCCTTTCGCGCCGGGTGACCTGGCCGACCGGCAGCGCCTCGATGACATACTCGATCACTATCGTCCGGCAACCGTCATGCATTTTGCTGCGTTTACGTTTGTTGGCGAATCCGTTGTCGATCCTGGCAAGTTTTACCGTAACAACGTCGTGGCTTCGCTTGTCTTGCTGGAGGCGATGCGGGAGCATGGCATTCGTAACCTGGTATTTTCCAGTTCCTGTGCCGTGTATGGTCAACCGCAGCAGATACCTCTGGTCGAAAGCCATCCCCGGGACCCTGCCAACCCTTATGGTTTCACAAAATATGTCGTCGAGCAGATGTTGGCGGATTTTGGCCAGGCTCATGGATTGCGTTCGGTGGCCCTGCGCTATTTCAATGCGGCTGGTGCCGATGCCGAACATGAAATCGGTGAATTGCATACCCCTGAAACCCACCTGATTCCTCTGGCCTTGGCAGCGGCCATGGGGCGGGGACCCCCGCTCACCATTCTGGGGACCGATTATCCAACTCCGGACGGCTCTGGCATCCGGGATTATATCCATGTCACGGATTTGGCCGTTGCTCATATTCGGGCCATGGAATTGCTGGAACATGCATCGGGTCCGGGTGCTTTCCGGGCCTATAATCTTGGTGCCGGCGAAGGATATTCCGTCTGGCAAGTGTTGAACATGATCAAGGAAAAGACCGGACTTGAGGTTCCCATTGTGATGGGTTCACGCCGTGCGGGTGACGTGCCACGTCTGATCGGGGATAACACCCTGGCTCGCCGGGATTTGAACTGGGAACCCCAATACAGCTCTCTGACCAATATGGTCACCACAGCCTGGCGCTGGATGCAACAGTGCCGTTGCAGTTGAAAATTCAAAATTTTAGTAACTATTCAGACCCCCTATTTTAGTAAACGTTTGAAAAACTGGGAAGGAGGTCCAGGAGGAAGGGCTGTGCCCTTCCTCTTGGCGGGGTTTGGGGCGGAGCCCCAACAAAGTCTTCCATGTCAAATCCTTTTAATGAAGGGGTTCTGAATGGTTACAAATTTTATTGGCTTTCGGTGCAAATTTTATTATTGAGAAAGAGCCAGGCGGAAACCGATGACCTCTTCACGCAGGAAAGGTCTGGCCAATTTTTGGCTTTGGCAGCCGCAACCTTGGAGATGTCTGGTGTAATTCCATCCACCACCGCGCACGATGTAAAATCCGTCATACCGGACTTTTTGTTTGTCTTTGATCAACCGGTCTTCCATGGTATTTGAGAGGATGATTTTGCCTGCAATTTTGCCAAATATGCGTTCTTCGAGCCATTCCCAGACATTACCGCTCATGTCATGCAGGCCCAGACGATTGGGAGGTTTGGTGCCAACAGCCCGGTGCCCTTCTTTCCAGGGCAGATTGAACCAGGAAATTTCCTGAATGCGCGCTGTCAATTCGGGTTCATTTTTGGGTTCATGCCACTGACAGGCGTATTCCCATTCGGTGACTGTTGGCAGACGGTATTGCCGCTTTGACTTTGTGTTCAAAATGTCGATGAATTTTCGAATGTCAGCCACGGAAACCCGTTCGACAGGGTGGGCATCATGTTTGAAAAGCGAGGGATTGTTGCCCATGATGCGGGTCCATTGGCTTTGGGTCACCTCGGTTTTTCCCAGCCAGAATCCCTGCACGCATTTTCTGGGATGGGGAGGTTCATCGGGATGAAAGCACCCTTCAGGAACCCATACCATCTGGAGATCGGTCAAGAAGGATGGGGTATATTTTTTTTCGGTATTCAGGACAATATTTTGATCGTCTGCCAGGACCGGGAATGGCTGCTGCCAGATCATGACACAAGCAAGCAATGCCATGCTGTATCGGCAGACGGCATGATGTATCGACATGGATTGGATGGAATGCAACATGAGCGTTTACAGGGATCGTGGCATGTGTCTAGCCCGCCAGTAATAAAGAATAAGAGTCAGGGTCATGATGATGGCTCCCCAAAGTGATACCCAGTTGGCAATTTTTTGTCTGAAGGAAATTTTCCAGTCCGGTTGGCCATAGGCAACCAGTTTTTGTAAATTTTCTTTATCGGAACGATGTATGGGTGACAGAAACGGTATGTGATTGACTTCCGGAAAGGCAAGACTGGCGGGGTTGATAAGGTTGAAATGATCGTTTTCGGTATAAAATACAGAATTGTCAGTAATAAATTTGGGTTGTAATCCTCCAGCCGAATATCCAAAAATGGGTTCATACGTATACATGCTGCTTGATCTTTCCTGGAACACATCTGTATCAAAAACCCGACTGACTGAATCAATTTTAAAATCGTTAAATTTATCTTGGATATAATTCCAATCTTGAATAATTGACTCGACGTTCCAGAATCCGCGGTAGCCATATCCCAGGTCATGAGCGTACCAGATTGGAAGAGGCAGGTAGAAGAAATACAATAAAATCCCGGTGAAGGCCATGGACAGGCATTTTTTTCTTTGAACCTGAATGCCCAGGCCATGGTATTTTTTTGCCAGGGCATGAATTCCCAGTACGATCAGGGGGAGTATGAAAGCTGCCGTATAGCGCACAGTCACATGAAGAGATTGCAGGACAGGCAAATGTGTCAACCAGGCATTCAGATACCCCTTGGCGAAGATCATTTCCAGGGTAACCCAGGTGCAGGCGAAAATTGCCACAAGCAGATGCCCGTGACGTTTCCAGATCAGGCTCATTTGTATACGACTCATGGATCGCCAATAACTCAAAGCAAGAACAAGAATATACAGGAGTACGGGTGAGACACCGATATCGGTTTCCCACAGGCCATAGCCACAGCCTGTCGCGGCAATTTCGTGTCCGTCGATGGGAAGGGCCAGAGGCGTTGCCGGGAAACGATCTGGATTGATTACACCAAAGAATTGTTGTACAGGAAGAGGCAAATCCGACTCCTTGGCCCACAGGATGACGGATCTGGGAATGATTGCTGTGATAATCAGAGACACCGGCACATAAAATAATTGGAAAAAAAAGCCTGCAAAGGCATGCAACAGATTGATTGAATAACTTTCATGCCAGATGCGTGGAAAAAAACGCATGAAATGATAGATGGCTGATAATTTTGATATGGTCAGTATAATAGAAAAAGCGCCGCCAAGTAAAACAACTTGCATGGTCCGGAAAAAATTTCTGTTGCGATTTTTATCCAATATATAGGAAATCAGCATGACAAATATACAGGATTGGATCATTAATACGGATATGTAGAACCCTCCACCATAGACCAGATAAGCAGCGATAGTGGCAATGCCGATGGCTCTGGGAATGACGGGCCATTTGTCTTCCAAAAGCAGCAAAGCCAGGAATGGAAGAAGTGTAAAACCAAGAAACGTCCCATGGCCCACACCCGCATGTTGAAGAAGGAAGCCATTTGCACTGAAGATGACTGCGCCAAGGGTGGCGTAAGGTGCCAAAACTGAGACGATTTTTCTTAAAAAAATGTAGCATCCCAAGTGGCCGGCGATGACACTGATGACAATTAACAAATTAAAAGATTTCCATGGATCCATGATGAATAATAACAATTGCGGCAGGGAAAATTGTATATGATGCGGATTTGAATAGGCAGGCAAACCTCCACCAAACGCCGGTGTCCACCATTGAATGCTCAATCCATTTTTAAGATAGTGTATGTGAGTATCCAATAAACGTGGCAGAGAATAACTTAAATCAGAACCAACGTAAGGATAATTGGCGTTTGTGAAGCCGATATACACAACAACAATTAAGGCAACCAGGGCAAGGTTGATCATGAAATATTTTTTGGCAGTCCAATCTATGGGGGCCTTGATCATCGTTTCGGCCACGGGCCTGTTCTGAAACGGGGTCCAGGGGGCTGGCGACCGGACAGGTCCAGGAGAGAGTCCTGGCATTGGTCTAGTTGTATATATTGTGGTCATGAGTCGGCTTTCTCGGATACCATGCCAGGCCAATTCAGGGGATCTTGCCTCTGGTCATTTACGATTGTTCGCAGGACTGGCTGAGGTCGTTTTTTGACCTCTACAAAGAGGCGACCGAGATATTCGGCAATGATTCCCAATGAAATCATGATGACTGAACTGCATCCCAGGATCAGCATTGCCAATGTCATAAATCCATGCGGGGCATCCTTCCCAGACAGGTAGAGCAGGATGAAAACTAAACTCAAAATAATAAGAAACAAGGTAAAAAAGATTGACATGGTTGTAATCATGCGAAGCGGGGCCAGGGAATAGCTCGTGATGGCCTTGTATGCCCACATGAAATAGCTGAGCATGCTTTGCGTGGACTCACCCGCAAAACGTTGGGGGCGAAAGAAGGGGATGCCAACCTGACGAAAGCCGGCAAAGGCCCTCAACCCCCGAATCAGAAGATCCCGTTCCGGGCAAGCCAGGATGACATTCACCACCCTGCGATCCATGAGGGAAAATTCGCCGGCATCCAAGGGAATGTCAATATAGGCCAGTTTCCGAAAAAGGCGGTAGAACAAATAGTAACCAATCCTGCGCACCACATTTTCTGCCCGTTTGGCGCGAATACCATAGACCACTTCGTTGCCTTCCAGCCATTTGATCGCAAAATCACGGATCATTTCGGGCGGATCCTGGATATCCCCGTCCATGATGACCACAGCATCCCCTCGGGCCTGTGCCATGCCGGTGAAAAAGGCAACCTGGGCACCGAAATTGCGGGAATGGGAAATGACGGTGAGGCGGGGATGGGTTTTGACCTTTTGCAGTAAGACCGCTTCGGCGTTGTCGGGACTGGCATCGTTGACATAAATCACCTCCCAGTTGGGTGTGATTGATCCGAGGACACGTTCCAGGCGTTCAAGGAGTTCACTGACACTTCCTTCGTCCTTGTAACAGGCTACGACAACTGAGACCAGCTTGTCAGTCAGCATTGCACACCTCCTTTTTTTGGCCAAAAGCGTAGAGGTTCCCAGCCTGGATTGAAATGGGCATGCGAGCCACTCTTTCGGGTAGAATACGGGAGATGTTGCTGACACCCGGGGCTATCCGCATCCAGTATCGCAGTGG
Above is a window of Magnetococcales bacterium DNA encoding:
- a CDS encoding nucleotidyl transferase AbiEii/AbiGii toxin family protein, whose translation is MQMPWTPHLEILPLPQRILWNEFDQIPGEFILYGGTAIALHLGHRQSVDFDFFGEQDFNPDRLVAHLPFLHDAKIVQKEANTLSVPLVTLKALSYFDDGNLRNLPEDLKHRLVKAVAAVDPDQLPLLVPREGHACGRGWRYDG
- the galE gene encoding UDP-glucose 4-epimerase GalE codes for the protein MSAVLVVGGAGYIGSHVCKELARRGYLPVTYDSLVTGHREAVRWGPFAPGDLADRQRLDDILDHYRPATVMHFAAFTFVGESVVDPGKFYRNNVVASLVLLEAMREHGIRNLVFSSSCAVYGQPQQIPLVESHPRDPANPYGFTKYVVEQMLADFGQAHGLRSVALRYFNAAGADAEHEIGELHTPETHLIPLALAAAMGRGPPLTILGTDYPTPDGSGIRDYIHVTDLAVAHIRAMELLEHASGPGAFRAYNLGAGEGYSVWQVLNMIKEKTGLEVPIVMGSRRAGDVPRLIGDNTLARRDLNWEPQYSSLTNMVTTAWRWMQQCRCS
- a CDS encoding formylglycine-generating enzyme family protein — protein: MALLACVMIWQQPFPVLADDQNIVLNTEKKYTPSFLTDLQMVWVPEGCFHPDEPPHPRKCVQGFWLGKTEVTQSQWTRIMGNNPSLFKHDAHPVERVSVADIRKFIDILNTKSKRQYRLPTVTEWEYACQWHEPKNEPELTARIQEISWFNLPWKEGHRAVGTKPPNRLGLHDMSGNVWEWLEERIFGKIAGKIILSNTMEDRLIKDKQKVRYDGFYIVRGGGWNYTRHLQGCGCQSQKLARPFLREEVIGFRLALSQ
- a CDS encoding glycosyltransferase family 2 protein is translated as MLTDKLVSVVVACYKDEGSVSELLERLERVLGSITPNWEVIYVNDASPDNAEAVLLQKVKTHPRLTVISHSRNFGAQVAFFTGMAQARGDAVVIMDGDIQDPPEMIRDFAIKWLEGNEVVYGIRAKRAENVVRRIGYYLFYRLFRKLAYIDIPLDAGEFSLMDRRVVNVILACPERDLLIRGLRAFAGFRQVGIPFFRPQRFAGESTQSMLSYFMWAYKAITSYSLAPLRMITTMSIFFTLFLIILSLVFILLYLSGKDAPHGFMTLAMLILGCSSVIMISLGIIAEYLGRLFVEVKKRPQPVLRTIVNDQRQDPLNWPGMVSEKADS
- a CDS encoding efflux RND transporter permease subunit, producing MLRWLLNNHVFANLTFGLVLILGAFAYTLLPRQQDPDMNFNWINVITALPGASAADVEKLVTDPLEAALEKIQDVRFVISTSREGRSSILLRFQEIDTRTFDKRMNDLRREVRNKQREMPAEVEDPLIFEITSANGFPAAMVVVTGLDGGENLRRQARQVRRDLERLAGVSTVDPLGLADPEIQIRFYPERLVSLGLDPPSVADTLASRFRDVSGGTVRLGDRSWSLRLEGIESDPEALAQWPVVGPTGEIALGQIAEVIRGRKKADTLVHMAGKPGVLLPVTRQPGTNILDLTRRINEYVAARNKMTQATGVTLHLADDQTHLVQRTLQVMESNAVLGLVLVIVTSWIFLGSRLALLVGLGVPFSLAGFFGLTYMFGGTINVMLLLGVVIALGMLVDDAVVIVEAIFDRLQRGVSTLNACQEAIREVAAPVLASVLTTQAAFLPLMLLPGILGMFMRVIPLAVATTLAISLVEAFWMMPTHVVALDVGNASPSRIHHWRLRMLRQLRHLYGIALVKVLRWPRFFMFLTILPMLVALGLLFSKQIRVDFFAMDPMPLFYVNLKMPPGTPLEETLATLQSVEKRVQEGLRPGEARSLVIYAGQMFTETEPLFGDRYGQVLVSLVPGPEDRRQVKAIVEGMRTQVMATPGPAEIGFMILSGGPPVTKPIDIKVRGENDDQIRPAVAALKKILEGMPEVRDIADNHVAGQAELVLRPDGDAVRRAGLSPAGVLRLPRLLGDGEVVAHLQEAGEKVEVRVMARPGLLTRVEDMLRIQVTLPGGGAIPLGELMTHEVRHGVDTIHHHNFRRTIAVQAELDKEKLDIVAANDRIRQEWERVQDQFPGVNLDFTGIMDDIEESLDYIKILFLFGLGLIYMILGTQFRSYWQPFMIVTTIPVAFTGVIFGLLFSGHPLSLYSLYGVVALSGIAVNSAIVLISAANDRRQAGMGVVHAIVHASRRRLVPILITTMTTIAGLFSLAVGMGGQSLLWGPVATAIVWGLGFSTLLTLFMIPLLYSLFMRSWRFTKS